The nucleotide window AGTCGGCGACCTTCCACGCCACCCAGCCCATCACCGCGAACCAGAGCAGCACGGCGATGGTGGTCAGCGCGCCGACGTCCTGACCGGCGAGGAAGCCGGAGAGGTAGCCAAGCACGAAGGTCGCCGCGACGCCGATCAGCAGCGGGTTGGTGAGGTGGATCCAGTGCCGCTTCCACTCGCCGCGGTAGCGCTCGGTGGGGAAGAGGTAGCGAGCCACCAGCGAACTGGGCTCGTCTTCCAGTGGCAGCACCCGACGAGGGGTCGAGCCGGTCGCGTCTGCGCGCAACCCGGCCAGCTCGTCCTCGGAGATCTGCGGCGGCTGGTAGCTGGCCTCCGGATCACGGATCCACCCCCGACCGGAACGACCCTGGCCGGCATAACCGGGCCCGTCGCCGTAACCGACGTCGTCCGAAAGGGACGGACCGTCGGACAGGCCGGGACCGGCCCCGTAGCCCGGGCCATCATCAGGCCCGATCCGCGGGATCGGCTCGGTGTCGCGCTCGCGACGTTCCCGGTCGGGGTCGTCCGGGTCGAAGGGTGGACCGGAGGGGCTGCCCATCGGCGGCTAGGCGACGAGGCTGGTGAAGAAGTCGCCAAACCCCTGGGCGATATCCATGATCCCGCCGCCGAGCGACTTGAACACGTCCGCCGCAGAGTTTGGCCGGTAGGCGACGAAGAAGATCAAGAATGCGATTCCGGCCCAGGTGAGGACCTTCTTGACCATGGCGGGCCATCCTCTCGCGCGGCGCCGGGTCCCATTACCGCAGCGGCACCCAGAGTATCAGTGTGGTGTCGTACAGTGAATATCTGCGTCCGTTCTCCGTCAAACCAGGAGAGTTGTCAAGCTCTACCGGGTAAATACGGGGACGGTGCGCCGTACACGAGCTCGGGCGGAGTCCACTCGGTCAGGTCGTGTAGCACGACGTCTTCCGCGAGCAGGTGACCCGCACTCGCCGGCCAGGCTATCGCATGGAGCCACATTCCCCGAGCCTCGCCGGCGTACGCGCTTCGA belongs to Micromonospora ureilytica and includes:
- a CDS encoding PH domain-containing protein → MGSPSGPPFDPDDPDRERRERDTEPIPRIGPDDGPGYGAGPGLSDGPSLSDDVGYGDGPGYAGQGRSGRGWIRDPEASYQPPQISEDELAGLRADATGSTPRRVLPLEDEPSSLVARYLFPTERYRGEWKRHWIHLTNPLLIGVAATFVLGYLSGFLAGQDVGALTTIAVLLWFAVMGWVAWKVADWWYDRFILTNKRVMVVNGIVTRKVAMMPLVRVTDMKYEQSPTGRALNYGTFVLESAGQEQALREIKNLPNPNELYLRVVEEMYEPQAVEARLGKEADEAKADDGA